The following are encoded together in the Salvia hispanica cultivar TCC Black 2014 chromosome 6, UniMelb_Shisp_WGS_1.0, whole genome shotgun sequence genome:
- the LOC125191768 gene encoding uncharacterized protein LOC125191768 → MAFSKQKILPYENVPEFLKIFDQDAQTKMIFPVNFQDNFRDKIDPICNLQDKTGRTWKMKVSTTSEGRIALDDGCTIPLRRLKATVETDIASSSQTTVAASFKSQLTKRNKRYFNIPTKFWRSHLMNKDRILAILEYDDKTWISFIKETTDRIILDAGWPEFFKDNPLYVGMKLKFKLMNTNDIKFRVSITKDMK, encoded by the exons ATGGCgttctcaaaacaaaaaatattaccaTACGAAAATGTTCcagagtttttaaaaatattcgaCCAAGATGCGCAAACCAAGATG ATATTTCCAGTAAATTTCCAAGACAACTTTAGAGACAAGATTGATCCAATCTGCAACTTGCAAGACAAAACCGGAAGAACTTGGAAAATGAAAGTCTCAACAACTTCAGAGGGAAGAATAGCTTTAGATGATG GTTGTACTATACCGCTTAGACGTCTAAAAG CCACAGTTGAAACAGACATTGCTTCTTCTTCGCAAACAACAGTTGCAGCGTCTTTCAAGTCTCAGTTGAcaaagagaaacaaaagatacttc AACATACCAACAAAATTCTGGAGAAGCCACTTAATGAACAAAGACAGGATTCTAGCAATTCTGGAATATGACGACAAAACATGGATTTCATTCATAAAGGAGACTACAGACCGAATAATACTTGATGCTGGATGGCCTGAATTCTTCAAAGACAACCCTCTCTATGTGGGAatgaaattaaagtttaaattgATGAACACAAATGATATCAAGTTCAGAGTCAGCATAACAAAG GATATGAAATGA